One Uloborus diversus isolate 005 chromosome 7, Udiv.v.3.1, whole genome shotgun sequence genomic window, TTCACAAATCATTCTCtgatgaagaagaaaaatatattttggaaggCATAGATGAAATGACAGCTGAAAATAAAGGTGGCATTTTGAATGCAAGTGCAAATGTGGAGATAATAAAACAGTTTTTGGAAGGTGaaaatccagaaaatgttcaagagCCTTTAAATGGCACTTACTTGCAGAGTTCtaaacaaatttctttaaaatgcaaaccaattgGGTAAGTCTACATAATTTTAAGTCCATGTGAAACTTTTATTATTCTCATGAGAATTTGCAATGAAGCAAATATGTAATAATGTTTTCTGTTATCAAAATTTTATCTtaatatatctttttttctttatctgaCTCGATCGTGGATGCCAAAAAGcttgtgaaggttttttttctcttaaaatttaaatgttatagaTTTTTATACATTAGAGATGCTTTAATAGCACATGATTTATCTCTAAATCttaagtaattaagtaaactaggtattaaaatgaagttttcccTTAAATATGCTTTTTGAGCTACTTTGAgatgtgaaagaaaaataaatgaatatataaatataaagacACCAACTACTTTCTCcatctaatttttgaaaagcaTAGTTGGTCTGCCATATATTTATGCACCTAATAAGAAAAGTTGCAttgatttaagaaataaatgaacaactatgaagcaaatttgcattttatttaaaaaaagttcgcAAATTTATTAATGTGTAATTTATCTCTAAAACTTTGCTGTatactttgcattaattaaattttacatcTTCCAatcatatgtaaaatttatggacacatttgggggaaaacaattaaatttaaaaaaaaaaaaccattttcaaaGATCTCTTGGTatagcagggtggcgacagatcagggaaaagacAGGGAACTTAatcactcagggaaatatcaggaaattttgaaaaaacaacaaaaattcaaggaaaattgattaaatgaagaaatttcttttttactttgcaaaatgaagtactttaattccctatgaatttcccgccaattatttgtttcaaaaaagtaaaattaatgaagtgcGAGCATACagtgctgcatatttgtgcatttttttattcCTCAATGTCAAaatattcaatcttaggatgagtttcctaagattgcttctgtgtctgtaaaattgtttgttttagcaagcttaaattttccttcaacgcattccatgctacgtaaaataaacaactctaCAGGCAAAGAGAAGCGGTCATAAATGACTTTGCTCCCtcgcctttactcattgtcttgaagtaattagcatattGTTGTCagctttcaagaaaaaatctttgtttttcaaattaatgctaataaaaccccaaaaaagttatcacttggtgtttttaatttaattgctaagaTTGAATGttgactgaaaatcaaatttgttttttgccatggtattattcACTGTCACTTCAGATCAGAGGCGGCGGTTGGAACTaagatgtggggggggggggcaaaaaaacgacaactaaaagccataggacttttagcggcagcaaaaatattttttaaaagggggggagtacaaaattttgctagggctggttttgagagcaaatgagtggtaattgatgtaaacGTAACAACTTACCTCAcctttttattaagattttgatgaattttgtacacaatgactttccccgaagaaacacttagacatgaattagactggtattatttactccaaagtatttcgagatgtcacaaacacttaatatttcattgaacaagtatggcttgtttaagttaatcaattgatttactaatatctaaacaatgaatttatgttctgaaaaatttgacgtttctgctttttttttttaatttttgcttttggtttctaaattggaaaaaaaaacataaaaagtggGGTGGAGGGGATTGGTtgccttgtccccccccccccccgaattgcTGACACTGCTTCAGATtatacaaaaaggtttttttttttttcatactttaaaacttattttaaaacgaTATACACATAGATTTTGAAATTAAcagttgtttttgcatttcaatgttgttttttactaaagtaatctaaggtttttcttttttttttttgacaactaatgaaatcatttgaaattgagttatgtacaaaactaaatatttttattatttttaatagttaaaatgctgtgttcattcattaaaacctaagtttttGCTTAGAGAATAGTTCATTAttactggttgttgaaagatttaaCGAAAGACATGCtcacttatttggttttcgctgaaaaaagatgcgaaaaaaacatctaattccaacattttcgtattgttagtactgaatgtaccacacatttcttcaaatatctcgaaaactaatttctgcagatacagcCGCCTACCTGCACTCGGtagtattatttacgtaagtaaaactacattacatctatactttaactatcacttgttactcttgtagcaacaattatactgcttgaaaattcagttcaagattatttccatttaaattttttagttttatcattcttagatatgtctttaagagtggttttaataatttcttagaattcttatgttaactgatTCCTGGAAgttaagtatttgttttagatttcctaaaatatttctctgttgttaatttaatatactatttttaccaaagaaaggagcatcttttcaaaatatatttttaattaacagcttaaaccattttaaacactgcattttatttaatatgcaatgcttttcaggtaagGCAAAGAACGGAAATCATTATCATTGTttacgtaaatcagggaaatttgatgaaagtcagggaacttttttttttccaattcctgTTGCCACCATGGTAAACCAAACGATActgattattattgttttttttttttttttttttctattttacagaGGTTATTTTGGCTTGCTACGAGGTTGATAAATCTTTGCTTGGCTGCTCAATATTTTGTTACTCTTCcctttaattaaaagaaattttgattttcttcattgagagtttgattttcttcattgAGACCTATGttcaaattaataatatataacagatttcttttttcttttttttttaacacagtttaaaaTGATACTATTTCAACATTGATTAGCTGAGCAATGTGTAaacttttaaaactagtttttatgTTCAATATAAAATGTAATGTTTATCATACTTTTTTTACTAAATGCATCTCGATGTtgttattcttataaaaattacttttgttgttTAGAAAAGTAGCAAAGAAAAGGTTATATGCTGAATTATACAAAGAAAAGTatgaagaagaaaaggaaaaaatatatagaaggTTACAGCAACagcatactgaaatcatttatgTTCCCAAAGAAGAAAATCCAAAAGATCAAAGGTGCATAtgatttctaatatattttttgtgcACATGTGTGTATTGGtttaatttgaaaagtaaatgtttttcagtCTATGGGGTAGTGTATTagttaaattataattatttgtcATAGCAGTGATTATTCAATAGTGTTGCAAggttccgggctgttgtgccgtggtctgagtgttgttactccaaacgtttcggctgcatctgcggcaaCTATCTTCAGTGTTACCATGAtcgaagcttccagggaagcaacatcctagcaactgatgcagatatcGAAGTGTTGTCACTATTTATGTGGGAGGAGGCTAGCTCTCCCTTGGTTCTGGGCCAGGATTGGCTGATGAACGTTTGTCCTTGCTTCTGGTTGGCTGGTTGGcgattattcaaattttttctattgtaaataAAATTGCCTATTTTTTATGCTGTTAGAAAGTTAGTTAGGTATTAGCTGTAAAATGAGTTATTACTGTGATAATTTAAATGCAATCACTTTTCTGTCGATTcgagtgatttaaaaaaagatattaatttgTTCCTAGAAATCATTAGGGGTTGCTGATTTTacttcagaaattattttaaatgcatttaatgttTGTTCTTACATTTGTATTAGCTCTTTGTTCAACTATTAAATAGAACTTGTTATTAAAATTTGCGTGCATTTAGCCACCTAATGTGTGTAGCAAATAGCCAGACCTGAATGGTAAAGGTAATTGCAAGTGAAAGATAAAATTAGTAGAAATGTAGGGAGAAAATATTGGAAAGTTctaatgttttataaataaatttctaCACAAAAGAAATGTGTattcattttaaaagtagttaaaaCAAATAGGATATTCAGTTCCCCTTATAAATTTGTGTAAGAATTTTAGCATTTCAGTGCCAGGGCCGTCCCAAGAGGAGGCGAGCGAGGCAATCGCTCCGGgagccacgaaatgagggggcgccgcaaagTGCCTCTCATTTCAACGGAACACAACGACATTAACACAAAATGAGGGGCGCAGCAACGCGCCCTGCATCGTATAAAATGCCCCAATTGCATAAAATTTGGgccgccttgcggcgccccctcatttcatgTATTATAAATACACAGTCAGAAACACAAAgtacagaatcattgcaatgattcacTATTTTGTTCCTAGgtcacgaaaatattcctctgtctccaaaacattagtttcctttgtatcattgaagcagatacaatttctgagaatatgactttagaatcaaacaaaaggcacttctcctttgtttAGTTCTCATCAAtgttgcttgaattctgccctgCTTGCAGTTACGTAACCAGAAAAGTTTTAAGGgagcacattgaaaaaacaaaaaacagaatcttttttttttttttttttttttgatctgataggaaaaaaaggtcaaaaggtgtCCAATCAAAGGTTTAAAActtctagttttgaaaacgcaattttagccttaaaaacacGACTATAGGCCATGTTTACTGACGCTAGGGAGGGAGCTCAGaaactgtttccgatcgattatttttttaaatagattgaaatcaattccttctccccctgcaagttttcgaaattaaagtttcaaaaacacaactTTAgacgaactttgaagattttatggacgGAAAAATCTGGAGCATTTTTGaggaaaatcgtttaaaattatggttcaaaaactTTAAGCCATGTTTAACATTCAGGGGCAATTCCActtaaatattttgtaagagtttaaaaaatccattttttgtgacattaaagaaaggcggcatgggaacccttgcacgaatattttcttaaacttaagtcttaaaacgcaatttgttAGGCCATAGTTTGTAATATTAGGggcagtgatttttcgaaattagagctccaaaacgcaattctaagcgattttcgatgttgttgaatatttgtgggcttctccctaaaacttataaatatttgatgcaaaagaatagtatctttgtttataacacatatgaaagttggtacaagtaaaaccacaaaaaaaaactcttgaaaagaatcattggatgagtccagatcgaaatctaattttgatgtaatttacttcgataaatacattttctatttataatcagcaacttatttatttgtgttcttagtttgatcaatatgaataaccaattcaattttaattgttagttttttatcaagtgtgataacattttactagataaatatttagatttttaacatttccatttttcgaaaagtttttgggacattaatgtttcacaaatattagaaacatatTCATTTCTtgtcttttaatttgtattatgcatagccctctgattgttctgttcattaatatgtaagaaattcaagtatgtattatgcactgatgttatagctaatttgatttttctgtgtgtatgggggggggggggctccaggaaactttcgccccgggcgccgtcagaGCTTTGGATGGCCCTGTTCAGTGCATCTCTACTCTAATCATCTTCAGGGTTGGCGCCAAGGGGGGGTGCTACACcctcccagtttttcagaagtggggccgccaatttc contains:
- the LOC129225630 gene encoding uncharacterized protein LOC129225630, with translation MTAENKGGILNASANVEIIKQFLEGENPENVQEPLNGTYLQSSKQISLKCKPIGKVAKKRLYAELYKEKYEEEKEKIYRRLQQQHTEIIYVPKEENPKDQSNLHLAVLNSNIEEIYCIVEIHKQYNKPFSDINIRDKLGKTALDYALKLTREQEKFTLVVDYLKENTAQQGVSLKT